The Desulfitobacterium chlororespirans DSM 11544 sequence TAGCATTACGTGAATTCGATTTCGGTCCTCAGGGAAAAATCAGAGGTACCCTTATCTTCTTAACCAGTATGGTCGATAAGACCTTCCTGAATGAAAGTGTAATAAAACCCTTAATGTTTGATAACCGGCTCATCGAAAATGAGGAGCGTGAGTTCCTTAATATTAACTACATTAAAACAACAATGCTTTCAATGGATGAAGTTCATACGGCTGTCACAATAAATGAGGTCATTGAGAATTGCCTGAAAGGATATACGGTCTTGATCATCTCCGGCATAAACGAAGCTATAGTCATTAGGACCTATGGTGGTGAGAATCGAAGCCTCGATGAACCCAAGACTGAAACCGTTGTTCGGGGCCCTCGTTTAGGGTTTACAGAAAGCCTCCTTACAAATACTGCTCTGTTAAGGCGATATGTTCGAAGCCCCAATCTTACCTTTGAAACCACAATAATAGGCAGAGAAACCAGAACTGTCGTTTGCATAGCTTACATCAAGGGAATAGTCAACCCCTCACTCATCGAAGAGATCAAACGCAGACTTGATCGAATCAATACTGATGCCATTCTGGAGTCAGGCTATATTGAACAATTTATCGAAGATGCGCCCTTTTCGATCTTTTCCACAGTAGGCAACAGCGAGAGACCCGATGCTGTCGCAGCAAAAATCTTGGAGGGACGTGCCGCCCTTTTGATCAATGGTACTCCTTTCGTGCTGACCGTTCCCGTACTCTTCATCGAAAGTTTTGCGAGTACGGAAGATTATTATTCCCGCCCCTACTTTGTAGGTATCGTGCGAATGATCCGTTTTCTATCTTATTTTATTTCTGTCTTTGGGCCGGCAATTTTCGTCGCCCTGAGCACCTTTCATCAAGAATTAATTCCTACTCCCCTGCTGTTTACCATGGCTGCTGCTGAGGAAGATGTTCCCTTTCCAGCCGTTATTGAAGCCCTATCAATGGGAGCGGTCTTCGAAATTCTTAGAGAAGCTGGAATTCGACTGCCCCGCCCTGTGGGTCAAGCTGTCAGTATCGTTGGTGCCTTGGTACTCGGCGAATCCGCTGTCCAAGCCGGACTTGTCAGTCAACCTATGGTTATCGTCATATCATTAACAGCAGTTGCCAGCTTTACCGTTCCTGCTCAAACAGATTCAGGAGCCGTCTTGAGACTAATTATGGTTCTTCTCGCAGGAGCCATGGGTGGTTTTGGAATCATGATAGGATTTATCGGAGTTATGATCC is a genomic window containing:
- a CDS encoding spore germination protein; the protein is MFQYIKKQLQAMKLMHLNTIDGEKDIQEYSTTPLSPDMYKNLEEIKAILGSSYDIALREFDFGPQGKIRGTLIFLTSMVDKTFLNESVIKPLMFDNRLIENEEREFLNINYIKTTMLSMDEVHTAVTINEVIENCLKGYTVLIISGINEAIVIRTYGGENRSLDEPKTETVVRGPRLGFTESLLTNTALLRRYVRSPNLTFETTIIGRETRTVVCIAYIKGIVNPSLIEEIKRRLDRINTDAILESGYIEQFIEDAPFSIFSTVGNSERPDAVAAKILEGRAALLINGTPFVLTVPVLFIESFASTEDYYSRPYFVGIVRMIRFLSYFISVFGPAIFVALSTFHQELIPTPLLFTMAAAEEDVPFPAVIEALSMGAVFEILREAGIRLPRPVGQAVSIVGALVLGESAVQAGLVSQPMVIVISLTAVASFTVPAQTDSGAVLRLIMVLLAGAMGGFGIMIGFIGVMIHLASLRSFGTPFFSPFAPLTPIDLKDTIVRFPLWAMLTRPRLIGWNDPQRQAFRLKPTPPSKNRNPRDNPNQ